A genomic window from Prunus persica cultivar Lovell chromosome G2, Prunus_persica_NCBIv2, whole genome shotgun sequence includes:
- the LOC18787733 gene encoding uncharacterized protein LOC18787733, translating to MAEATKRYAVVTGANKGIGLETVRQLASNGFTVVLTARDEKRGLEAVEKLKESGLSGQVVFHQLDVVDPATVASLADFIKTQFGKLDILVNNAGVGGSIVDGDAFKASVASGATERGGVDFSKLVTETYELTEECLQINYYGAKRTAEALIPLLQLSDSPKIVNVSSVMGMLNNIPSDWARGVFTDAENLTEERVDEVLTELLKDFKEGSLESKGWPSSMPAYIVSKAALNAYTRILAKKYPTFRINSVCPGFVKTDINYNVGVLPVEEGAARVMKLALLPNDGPSGSFFVQYEVSDLWYAVVTGANKGIGLETVRQLASNGFTVVLTARDEKRGLEAAEKLKESGLSGQVVFHQLDVADPATVASLAEFIKTQFGKLDILLWEILLSSLTIRYEPSVQFTSTLERSVAGVKGFGNALMVGSETVVSAQVNNAGIGGAIGDADAFTALVKSFDMGRGEIGSKLMTETYELTEECLQINYYGAKRTAEALIPLLQLSDSPRIVNVSSFLGKLMHIPSDWARGVFTDAENLTEERVDEVLTELLKDFKEGSLESKGWPSPSSAYVVSKAALNAYTRILAKKYPTFRINSLCPGFVKTDINYNAGVLPVKDGAARVMKLALLPNDGPSGSFFVHYEVFRRLEWLTEAETGWDEKRRRWQFEQDWSRGRLLTMATAVALGSHGCAENRSFATELVLLVTSSLQLQIESTTCLRTDLTVLYATSHFSQTVPYRIINMAEAPKRYAVVTGANKGIGLETVRQLASNGFTVVLTARDEKRGLEAAEKLKESGLSGQVVFHQLDVANPATVASLAEFIKTQFGKLDILVNNAGIGGAIGDADGYIALVKSLEMGRGEVGSKLWTETYELTEECLQINYYGAKRTAEALIPLLQLSDSPRIVNVSSFLGKLMHIPSHCAKGVFTDAENLTEERIDDVLSELLKDFKEGSLESKGWPSSLSAYVVSKAALNAYTRILAKKYPTFRINSLCPGSVKTDITYNAGFLPVEEGAARVMKLALLPNDGPSGSFFVQYEVSDF from the exons ATGGCAGAAGCAACAAAGAG GTATGCGGTTGTTACTGGAGCAAACAAAGGTATAGGATTGGAAACTGTAAGGCAGTTGGCCTCAAATGGGTTCACCGTAGTCTTAACTGCCCGAGATGAGAAGAGGGGTCTTGAAGCTGTTGAGAAACTCAAAGAGTCTGGCCTCTCAGGTCAAGTGGTTTTTCATCAACTTGATGTGGTTGACCCTGCTACTGTTGCTTCTTTGGCAGACTTCATCAAAACCCAGTTTGGGAAACTCGATATCTTG GTGAACAATGCAGGGGTTGGTGGAAGCATAGTAGATGGTGATGCTTTTAAAGCTTCTGTAGCCTCCGGTGCCACG GAAAGAGGAGGAGTTGATTTTAGTAAACTAGTGACTGAAACTTATGAGTTAACAGAAGAATGCTTGCAAATAAACTATTATGGTGCTAAAAGAACAGCTGAAGCACTTATCCCACTCCTCCAGTTATCTGACTCACCGAAAATTGTTAATGTTTCTTCTGTCATGGGGATGTTAAACAACATACCAAGCGATTGGGCTAGAGGAGTTTTTACTGATGCCGAAAACCTAACAGAAGAGAGAGTAGATGAGGTACTGACTGAGCTTCTAAAAGATTTCAAGGAGGGTTCACTTGAAAGTAAGGGCTGGCCTTCTTCTATGCCTGCCTATATAGTCTCAAAAGCAGCACTGAACGCATATACAAGGATTCTAGCAAAGAAGTACCCCACTTTTCGTATCAATTCAGTCTGCCCTGGCTTTGTCAAAACAGATATAAACTACAATGTCGGTGTCCTACCTGTCGAAGAAGGGGCTGCAAGGGTTATGAAGTTAGCATTGCTGCCCAATGATGGGCCTTCTGGTTCCTTCTTTGTTCAGTATGAAGTGTCAGATCTTTG gTATGCAGTTGTTACTGGGGCAAACAAAGGCATAGGATTGGAAACTGTGAGGCAATTGGCCTCAAATGGATTCACTGTAGTCTTAACTGCCAGAGATGAGAAAAGGGGTCTTGAAGCTGCTGAGAAACTCAAAGAGTCTGGCCTCTCAGGTCAAGTGGTTTTTCATCAACTTGATGTGGCTGACCCTGCTACTGTTGCTTCCTTGGCAGAGTTCATCAAAACCCAGTTTGGGAAACTCGATATCTTG TTGTGGGAGATTTTACTTTCAAGTCTAACTATAAGATATGAACCCTCTGTACAATTTACAAGTACCCTAGAAAGATCAGTGGCTGGAGTTAAGGGATTTGGCAATGCCTTGATGGTTG GTAGTGAGACAGTGGTTTCTGCACAGGTGAACAATGCAGGGATTGGTGGAGCCATAGGAGATGCTGATGCCTTTACAGCTTTAGTGAAGTCTTTCGACATG GGGAGAGGAGAAATTGGTAGTAAACTAATGACTGAAACTTATGAGTTAACAGAAGAATGCTTGCAAATAAACTATTATGGTGCTAAAAGAACAGCTGAAGCACTTATCCCACTCCTCCAGTTATCTGACTCACCGAGAATTGTTAACGTTTCGTCTTTCCTGGGGAAGTTAATGCATATACCAAGCGATTGGGCTAGAGGAGTTTTTACTGATGCTGAAAACCTAACAGAAGAGAGAGTAGATGAGGTACTGACCGAGCTTCTAAAAGATTTCAAGGAGGGTTCACTTGAAAGTAAGGGCTGGCCTTCTCCTTCGTCTGCCTATGTAGTCTCGAAAGCTGCACTGAACGCATATACAAGGATTCTAGCAAAGAAGTACCCCACTTTTCGTATCAATTCGTTATGCCCTGGCTTTGTCAAAACAGATATAAACTACAATGCCGGTGTCCTACCTGTCAAAGATGGGGCTGCAAGGGTTATGAAGTTAGCATTGCTGCCCAATGATGGCCCTTCTGGCTCCTTCTTTGTTCACTATGAAGT ATTCCGGCGGCTAGAGTGGCTAACGGAGGCAGAGACCGGGTGGGatgagaagaggaggaggtggcAGTTCGAACAAGACTGGTCTCGAGGCCGGTTGTTGACGATGGCGACGGCAGTGGCTCTTGGAAGCCACGGCTGTGCAGAAAACAGAAG tTTTGCCACTGAGCTTGTTTTgctcgtaacttcttcgttacaactccaaaTCGAGTCCACCACATGTCTACGGACTGACCTcaccgtgctctacgcaacg TCTCATTTCTCACAGACCGTCCCATATCGAATCATCAATATGGCAGAAGCACCAAAGAG GTATGCAGTTGTTACTGGGGCAAACAAAGGCATAGGATTGGAAACTGTGAGGCAATTGGCCTCAAATGGATTCACTGTAGTCTTAACTGCCAGAGATGAGAAAAGGGGTCTTGAAGCTGCTGAGAAACTCAAAGAGTCTGGCCTCTCAGGTCAAGTGGTTTTTCATCAACTTGATGTGGCTAACCCTGCTACTGTTGCTTCCTTGGCAGAGTTCATCAAAACCCAGTTTGGGAAACTCGATATCTTG GTGAACAATGCAGGGATTGGTGGAGCCATAGGAGATGCTGATGGCTATATAGCTTTAGTAAAGTCTTTGGAAATG GGGAGAGGAGAAGTTGGTAGTAAACTATGGACTGAAACTTATGAGTTAACAGAAGAATGCTTGCAAATAAACTATTATGGTGCTAAAAGAACAGCTGAAGCACTTATCCCACTTCTCCAGTTATCTGACTCACCGAGAATTGTTAATGTTTCGTCTTTCCTGGGGAAGTTAATGCATATACCAAGCCATTGTGCTAAAGGAGTTTTTACAGATGCCGAAAACCTAACAGAAGAAAGAATAGATGATGTACTGAGTGAGCTTCTAAAAGACTTCAAGGAGGGTTCACTTGAAAGTAAGGGCTGGCCTTCTTCTTTGTCTGCCTATGTAGTCTCAAAAGCTGCACTGAACGCATATACAAGGATTCTAGCAAAGAAGTACCCCACTTTTCGTATCAATTCGTTATGCCCTGGCTCTGTCAAAACAGATATAACCTACAATGCCGGTTTCCTACCTGTCGAAGAAGGGGCTGCAAGGGTTATGAAGTTAGCATTGCTGCCCAATGATGGCCCTTCTGGCTCCTTCTTTGTTCAGTATGAAGTGTCAGATTTTTAA
- the LOC109947660 gene encoding (+)-neomenthol dehydrogenase-like: protein MLIPKSESKSGNPSTMAEVAKKYAVVTGSNQGIGFGTVRKLASNGIMVVLTALDEKMGVEAIEKLKECGLSDLVVFHQLDVTDTASIASLADFVKTQFGKLDILVNNAGVSGTIVDPESMRAAAAAGIGKDGVGVNWSEIMTQTYELAEVCVKTNYYGAKKMTKALLPLLQLSDSPRVVSLSSSMGSLKHIPNEWAKGMLSDAEKLTEQRIDDVLNEFLKDFKEDILETKGWPTSLSAYILSKAAVNAFTRMMANKYPNICINSVDPGFVKTDMNFNTGMLTIDEGAESVVRLAMVPNGSPSGLYFYLQQVSPF, encoded by the exons ATGCTCATACCGAAATCAGAAAGCAAATCTGGAAACCCATCAACAATGGCAGAAGTAGCAAAGAA gTATGCAGTTGTTACAGGTTCAAATCAAGGGATTGGATTTGGAACAGTTAGAAAGTTGGCTTCAAATGGGATCATGGTGGTGTTAACTGCTTTAGATGAGAAAATGGGTGTTGAAGctattgaaaaattgaaagagtGTGGCCTCTCTGACCTGGTGGTTTTTCATCAACTTGATGTAACAGACACTGCTAGCATTGCTTCCCTTGCAGATTTTGTCAAAACCCAATTTGGGAAACTAGATATCTTG GTAAATAATGCAGGGGTTAGTGGAACCATTGTAGACCCTGAATCTATGAGAGCTGCTGCAGCTGCAGGTATTGGTAAG GATGGTGTAGGAGTAAATTGGAGTGAAATAATGACTCAAACGTACGAGTTAGCTGAAGTATGTGTGAAAACAAACTACTATGGTgccaagaaaatgaccaaagcACTCCTTCCTCTCCTCCAGCTATCTGATTCACCAAGAGTTGTCAGTCTTTCTTCCAGCATGGGATCGTTAAAG CATATACCAAATGAATGGGCCAAAGGGATGTTAAGTGATGCTGAGAAACTTACAGAACAGAGAATAGATGATGTTTTGAATGAGTTTCTCAAAGACTTCAAAGAAGATATTCTGGAAACCAAAGGCTGGCCTACTTCCCTCTCTGCCTATATACTCTCAAAAGCAGCCGTGAACGCGTTCACTAGAATGATGGCCAACAAATACCCAAACATCTGCATCAATAGTGTAGACCCTGGATTTGTCAAAACAGATATGAACTTCAATACTGGCATGTTAACCATTGATGAAGGTGCTGAGAGTGTTGTGAGGTTAGCTATGGTTCCAAATGGCAGCCCTTCTGGCCTCTACTTCTATTTACAACAAGTCTCACCCTTCTGA
- the LOC18787433 gene encoding (+)-neomenthol dehydrogenase isoform X1: MAEATKRYAVVTGANKGIGLETVRQLASNGITVVLTARDEKRGLEAFDKLKESGLTGQVVFHQLDVADPASVASLADFIKTQLGKLDILVNNAGIGGVGLDSDAFKASENSGSGEGANIDWTKFLTETYPLTEECLQINYYGTKRTAEALIPLLQLSDSPRIVNVSSSAGKLENIPSDWVKGVFSDSEYLTEDRVDEVLTQLLKDFKEGSIESKGWPVYPAYRVSKAAINAYTRILAKKYPNFRINSVCPGYVKTDITFNTGILSVEEGAASVLKLALLPSDGPSGLFFVRSEVSCA; encoded by the exons atggccGAAGCAACAAAGAG ATATGCAGTTGTTACAGGGGCAAACAAAGGGATTGGGTTAGAAACTGTCAGGCAGTTGGCCTCAAATGGAATCACTGTAGTCTTAACTGCTAGAGATGAAAAGAGGGGTCTTGAAGCTTTTGATAAACTCAAAGAGTCTGGCCTTACAGGTCAAGTGGTTTTTCATCAACTTGATGTGGCGGACCCCGCAAGCGTTGCTTCTTTGGCAGATTTCATCAAAACCCAGCTTGGGAAACTCGATATCTTG GTGAACAATGCAGGGATTGGTGGAGTCGGACTAGATTCTGATGCTTTTAAAGCTTCAGAAAATTCTGGTAGTGGG GAAGGAGCAAACATTGATTGGACTAAATTTCTGACTGAAACATACCCGTTAACAGAAGAATGCTTGCAAATAAATTACTATGGTACTAAAAGAACAGCTGAAGCACTTATCCCACTCCTCCAGTTATCCGATTCACCAAGAATTGTTAACGTTTCTTCCTCCGCGGGGAAGTTAGAGAACATACCAAGTGATTGGGTTAAAGGCGTTTTTAGTGATTCCGAGTACCTAACAGAAGATAGAGTAGATGAGGTATTGACACAGCTACTAAAAGACTTCAAGGAGGGTTCAATTGAAAGCAAGGGCTGGCCTGTTTATCCTGCTTATAGAGTCTCAAAAGCAGCAATAAATGCATATACAAGGATTCTAGCCAAGAAATACCCCAACTTCCGCATCAATTCTGTCTGCCCCGGCTATGTCAAGACAGATATAACCTTCAATACCGGCATCTTGTCTGTTGAAGAAGGCGCTGCAAGTGTTCTGAAGTTAGCATTGCTGCCCAGTGATGGTCCTTCTGGCCTCTTCTTTGTTCGGTCTGAAGTATCATGTGCATGA
- the LOC18787677 gene encoding (+)-neomenthol dehydrogenase: MAVLTARDEKKGIEAVEKLKECGLSDLVVFHQLDVTDSSSIASLADFVTIQFGKLDILVNNAGVNGTIMDPEALRAAAAAGLGKKDVEVKWSEMLTQTYELTEECIKTNYYGTKKMTKTFLPLLQLSDSPRVVNISSGRGRLKLIPNEWAKGVLNDAEKLTEERIEEVLNEFLRDFKEDMLETKCWPPALSAYILSKAALNAYTRIVAKKYPNLCVNCICPGFVKTDMTFNAGIFTVDEAAENVMRLAVFPSGIPSGLFFFSQEVTPF; the protein is encoded by the exons ATGGCAGTGTTGACCGCTAGAGATGAGAAGAAGGGTATTGAAGctgttgaaaaattaaaagagtgTGGCCTCTCAGACCTTGTGGTTTTTCATCAGCTTGATGTCACAGACTCTTCTAGCATTGCTTCCCTGGCAGATTTTGTCACAATCCAGTTTGGGAAACTAGACATCTTG GTAAACAATGCAGGGGTTAATGGAACCATTATGGACCCTGAAGCTCTCAGAGCTGCTGCAGCTGCAGGACTTGGTAAG AAAGATGTAGAGGTCAAGTGGAGTGAAATGTTGACTCAGACATATGAGTTAACTGAAGAATGCATTAAAACAAACTACTATGGTaccaagaaaatgaccaaaacaTTTCTTCCTCTCCTCCAGCTATCCGATTCACCAAGAGTTGTCAATATTTCTTCTGGCCGGGGGAGGTTAAAG CTTATACCAAATGAATGGGCCAAAGGGGTGTTGAATGATGCTGAGAAACTTACAGAAGAGAGAATAGAAGAGGTTTTGAATGAGTTTCTAAGAGATTTCAAAGAAGACATGCTGGAAACCAAATGCTGGCCTCCTGCCCTCTCTGCGTATATACTCTCAAAAGCAGCCTTGAATGCATACACTAGAATTGTGGCCAAGAAGTACCCAAATTTGTGTGTCAATTGCATCTGCCCTGGATTTGTCAAAACAGACATGACCTTCAATGCTGGCATCTTCACCGTTGACGAAGCTGCTGAAAATGTTATGCGCTTAGCAGTATTTCCAAGTGGCATTCCTTCtggcctcttcttcttttctcaagAAGTCACTCCCTTTTGA
- the LOC18785308 gene encoding (+)-neomenthol dehydrogenase: MAEATRRYAVVTGANKGIGLETVRQLASNGFTVVLTARDEKRGLEAAEKLKESGLSGQVVFHQLDVADPATVASLAEFIKTQFGKLDILVNNAGIGGAIGDADAFTALVKSFDMGRGEIGSKLMTETYELTEECLQINYYGAKRTAEALIPLLQLSDSPRIVNVSSFLGKLMHIPSDWARGVFTDAENLTEERVDEVLTELLKDFKEGSLESKGWPSPSSAYVVSKAALNAYTRILAKKYPTFRINSLCPGFVKTDINYNAGVLPVKDGAARVMKLALLPNDGPSGSFFVHYEVSDF; this comes from the exons ATGGCAGAAGCAACAAGGAG gTATGCAGTTGTTACTGGGGCAAACAAAGGCATAGGATTGGAAACTGTGAGGCAATTGGCCTCAAATGGATTCACTGTAGTCTTAACTGCCAGAGATGAGAAAAGGGGTCTTGAAGCTGCTGAGAAACTCAAAGAGTCTGGCCTCTCAGGTCAAGTGGTTTTTCATCAACTTGATGTGGCTGACCCTGCTACTGTTGCTTCCTTGGCAGAGTTCATCAAAACCCAGTTTGGGAAACTCGATATCTTG GTGAACAATGCAGGGATTGGTGGAGCCATAGGAGATGCTGATGCCTTTACAGCTTTAGTGAAGTCTTTCGACATG GGGAGAGGAGAAATTGGTAGTAAACTAATGACTGAAACTTATGAGTTAACAGAAGAATGCTTGCAAATAAACTATTATGGTGCTAAAAGAACAGCTGAAGCACTTATCCCACTCCTCCAGTTATCTGACTCACCGAGAATTGTTAACGTTTCGTCTTTCCTGGGGAAGTTAATGCATATACCAAGCGATTGGGCTAGAGGAGTTTTTACTGATGCTGAAAACCTAACAGAAGAGAGAGTAGATGAGGTACTGACCGAGCTTCTAAAAGATTTCAAGGAGGGTTCACTTGAAAGTAAGGGCTGGCCTTCTCCTTCGTCTGCCTATGTAGTCTCGAAAGCTGCACTGAACGCATATACAAGGATTCTAGCAAAGAAGTACCCCACTTTTCGTATCAATTCGTTATGCCCTGGCTTTGTCAAAACAGATATAAACTACAATGCCGGTGTCCTACCTGTCAAAGATGGGGCTGCAAGGGTTATGAAGTTAGCATTGCTGCCCAATGATGGCCCTTCTGGCTCCTTCTTTGTTCACTATGAAGTGTCAGATTTTTAA
- the LOC109947661 gene encoding (+)-neomenthol dehydrogenase-like isoform X2 codes for MAEATKRYAVVTGANKGIGFGTVRQLASNGVTVVLTARDEKRGLEAVEQLKELGLSDLVVFHQLDVTDPVSIASLEDFVKTQFGKLDILVNNAGIIGSQLNPEAFRSAAEEIDWSEVSTTLNYELAEECLETNYYGTKRVTEALLPILQLSDSPRIVNVSSRFAKLMNFPNGWAKEVLSEAESLTEVRIDDVLGVFLEDVKQGLAETKSWPPLFPPYSVSKAALNAYTRILANKYPNFYINCVSPGFVKTDISYNTGILTIEEGAESLVRLAILPNGGPTGLYFLRQEVTPF; via the exons ATGGCAGAAGCAACAAAGAG GTACGCAGTTGTCACAGGGGCAAATAAAGGCATTGGATTTGGCACGGTTAGGCAACTGGCTTCAAATGGGGTCACAGTGGTGTTAACTGCTAGAGATGAGAAGAGGGGTCTTGAAGCTGTTGAACAATTAAAAGAGCTTGGCCTCTCTGACCTGGTGGTCTTTCATCAGCTTGATGTAACAGACCCTGTTAGCATTGCTTCCTTGGAAGATTTTGTAAAAACCCAGTTTGGGAAACTTGATATCTTG GTAAACAATGCAGGAATTATTGGAAGCCAACTGAACCCTGAAGCTTTTAGATCAGCT GCTGAAGAAATCGATTGGAGTGAAGTATCAACAACACTAAACTACGAATTAGCAGAAGAATGCCTGGAAACAAACTACTATGGGACCAAAAGAGTGACTGAAGCACTTTTGCCTATCCTCCAGCTATCTGATTCACCAAGAATCGTTAATGTTTCTTCCCGTTTCGCTAAGCTAATG AATTTTCCAAATGGATGGGCTAAAGAGGTGCTAAGTGAGGCTGAAAGCCTTACAGAAGTGAGAATAGATGATGTGCTTGGTGTGTTTTTGGAAGACGTTAAGCAAGGTTTAGCAGAAACCAAAAGCTGGCCTCCTCTCTTTCCACCCTATTCAGTCTCAAAAGCAGCCTTGAACGCGTACACTAGGATCTTGGCCAACAAGTATCCAAATTTCTATATCAACTGTGTGAGCCCTGGATTTGTCAAAACTGATATAAGCTACAATACTGGCATCTTAACCATCGAAGAAGGTGCCGAAAGTCTCGTTCGGTTGGCGATTCTCCCCAATGGCGGTCCTACCGGCCTCTATTTTCTCCGTCAAGAAGTGACTcctttttga
- the LOC109947661 gene encoding (+)-neomenthol dehydrogenase-like isoform X1, whose product MAEATKRYAVVTGANKGIGFGTVRQLASNGVTVVLTARDEKRGLEAVEQLKELGLSDLVVFHQLDVTDPVSIASLEDFVKTQFGKLDILVNNAGIIGSQLNPEAFRSAKAEEIDWSEVSTTLNYELAEECLETNYYGTKRVTEALLPILQLSDSPRIVNVSSRFAKLMNFPNGWAKEVLSEAESLTEVRIDDVLGVFLEDVKQGLAETKSWPPLFPPYSVSKAALNAYTRILANKYPNFYINCVSPGFVKTDISYNTGILTIEEGAESLVRLAILPNGGPTGLYFLRQEVTPF is encoded by the exons ATGGCAGAAGCAACAAAGAG GTACGCAGTTGTCACAGGGGCAAATAAAGGCATTGGATTTGGCACGGTTAGGCAACTGGCTTCAAATGGGGTCACAGTGGTGTTAACTGCTAGAGATGAGAAGAGGGGTCTTGAAGCTGTTGAACAATTAAAAGAGCTTGGCCTCTCTGACCTGGTGGTCTTTCATCAGCTTGATGTAACAGACCCTGTTAGCATTGCTTCCTTGGAAGATTTTGTAAAAACCCAGTTTGGGAAACTTGATATCTTG GTAAACAATGCAGGAATTATTGGAAGCCAACTGAACCCTGAAGCTTTTAGATCAGCT AAGGCTGAAGAAATCGATTGGAGTGAAGTATCAACAACACTAAACTACGAATTAGCAGAAGAATGCCTGGAAACAAACTACTATGGGACCAAAAGAGTGACTGAAGCACTTTTGCCTATCCTCCAGCTATCTGATTCACCAAGAATCGTTAATGTTTCTTCCCGTTTCGCTAAGCTAATG AATTTTCCAAATGGATGGGCTAAAGAGGTGCTAAGTGAGGCTGAAAGCCTTACAGAAGTGAGAATAGATGATGTGCTTGGTGTGTTTTTGGAAGACGTTAAGCAAGGTTTAGCAGAAACCAAAAGCTGGCCTCCTCTCTTTCCACCCTATTCAGTCTCAAAAGCAGCCTTGAACGCGTACACTAGGATCTTGGCCAACAAGTATCCAAATTTCTATATCAACTGTGTGAGCCCTGGATTTGTCAAAACTGATATAAGCTACAATACTGGCATCTTAACCATCGAAGAAGGTGCCGAAAGTCTCGTTCGGTTGGCGATTCTCCCCAATGGCGGTCCTACCGGCCTCTATTTTCTCCGTCAAGAAGTGACTcctttttga
- the LOC18787433 gene encoding (+)-neomenthol dehydrogenase isoform X2 has translation MAEATKRYAVVTGANKGIGLETVRQLASNGITVVLTARDEKRGLEAFDKLKESGLTGQVVFHQLDVADPASVASLADFIKTQLGKLDILEGANIDWTKFLTETYPLTEECLQINYYGTKRTAEALIPLLQLSDSPRIVNVSSSAGKLENIPSDWVKGVFSDSEYLTEDRVDEVLTQLLKDFKEGSIESKGWPVYPAYRVSKAAINAYTRILAKKYPNFRINSVCPGYVKTDITFNTGILSVEEGAASVLKLALLPSDGPSGLFFVRSEVSCA, from the exons atggccGAAGCAACAAAGAG ATATGCAGTTGTTACAGGGGCAAACAAAGGGATTGGGTTAGAAACTGTCAGGCAGTTGGCCTCAAATGGAATCACTGTAGTCTTAACTGCTAGAGATGAAAAGAGGGGTCTTGAAGCTTTTGATAAACTCAAAGAGTCTGGCCTTACAGGTCAAGTGGTTTTTCATCAACTTGATGTGGCGGACCCCGCAAGCGTTGCTTCTTTGGCAGATTTCATCAAAACCCAGCTTGGGAAACTCGATATCTTG GAAGGAGCAAACATTGATTGGACTAAATTTCTGACTGAAACATACCCGTTAACAGAAGAATGCTTGCAAATAAATTACTATGGTACTAAAAGAACAGCTGAAGCACTTATCCCACTCCTCCAGTTATCCGATTCACCAAGAATTGTTAACGTTTCTTCCTCCGCGGGGAAGTTAGAGAACATACCAAGTGATTGGGTTAAAGGCGTTTTTAGTGATTCCGAGTACCTAACAGAAGATAGAGTAGATGAGGTATTGACACAGCTACTAAAAGACTTCAAGGAGGGTTCAATTGAAAGCAAGGGCTGGCCTGTTTATCCTGCTTATAGAGTCTCAAAAGCAGCAATAAATGCATATACAAGGATTCTAGCCAAGAAATACCCCAACTTCCGCATCAATTCTGTCTGCCCCGGCTATGTCAAGACAGATATAACCTTCAATACCGGCATCTTGTCTGTTGAAGAAGGCGCTGCAAGTGTTCTGAAGTTAGCATTGCTGCCCAGTGATGGTCCTTCTGGCCTCTTCTTTGTTCGGTCTGAAGTATCATGTGCATGA